GCACTATACGCCATATCTGCGTCACCGCTAATTAATGCACCAACAAAAGCCATTTCCTGAGGGGTAAGGCGTTGTCTTGCCACTTCAATGTCATCATCCGGAATGTCCATGTTCACAAAATAATCTGCAAACTGTTCTTTAGAAGGCCATGGATAAACCTCTACCGGATCTGATGTCAGCGTATCCATTTTTAAAACCATGACCAATGAAAAATCATCCAATGTCATGGTATCTGGCACTACGTATGTTTTCTTTTTAAATCCAAGACAACTGAATTGCAAGGTATCACCAGGATGAACAACAATAGCATAATAACCATAATAATCAGCAATGACACCGCGGTTAGTTGTGAGATCTATAACCCGAGTAAACGGCACACGGTACATGCTATCACTGATTACTACCCCGGTCATTTGGATGTACTGCACACTGTCTTTCAGCGCCGCAGCAACTTTAGTCTGACTCTTCACAGTGCCCGGAAGCAGGGAGAAAAACAAAATGATCAGATATAGAAATCGCATACGCATAAGCAAATATCCCATTAAAAGATGAACCTTCAAAGCAGTTTAACAAAAATTAGACTTGGTCACTTTTTCCATAACGTAACAAATTTGATTTTATTAACTTTGCCAGAATTTATCAATGAAATAAATTCACGCTATGAGCATTCCAAATCTTGGCAACATCAAAGAAGGTTTAACTTATGATGATGTGCTACTGGTACCACGGTATTCTGAAGTACTGCCAAAAGACGTAAACCTGAAAACCAAATTCAGCCGCAATATTTCACTCAATGCACCAATTGTTTCTGCCGCCATGGATACCGTGACAGAATCACAACTGGCAATTGCACTGGCTCAGCAGGGTGGTATTGGAGTAATTCATAAAAACATGAGCATTGAAGCACAGGCAATGGAAGTGCGGAAGGTAAAAAGATCAGAGAGCGGAATGATCATTGACCCCATCACCCTGGATGAAAGCGCTACTCTTCAAGATGCATTGAATTTAATGGCTGAATACAAAATTGGCGGCATTCCGGTTATTGATAAATCAAGAAAATTAAAAGGCATTGTCACCAATCGTGATTTACGATTTGAAAAAAACACCAACAAATTGGTGAAAGATGTGATGACATCTGAAAATATTGTCACCGCAAGTGAAGGTACAACCTTGATGGATGCTGAGAAAACATTACAAGAACACAAAATTGAAAAACTACCGGTAGTTGACAAAAACAATAAATTGATTGGTCTAATCACTTTCCGAGACATCATTAAAGTAAAGGAGCATCCAAATTCATGCAAAGATTCGCTTGGACGATTGCGTGTTGCAGCTGCTGTTGGCGTCACTGACGACACCTTGCAACGTGTTGATGCCTTAGTTGAAGCAGGTGTTGATGCCATTGTAATTGACACCGCACACGGTCACACCAAAGGGGTGGTAGATAAATTAAAACAAGTAAAACAAAAACATCCACAACTTGATGTGGTAGTTGGAAACATAGCGACTGCAGAAGCTGCAAAATATTTGGTTGATGCCGGAGCAGATGCTGTAAAAGTAGGAATTGGACCCGGATCAATTTGCACAACACGTATCATTGCCGGCGTAGGTGTACCACAACTTTCAGCAGTAAATGATGTTGCCATGGCCATTGAAGGCAGTGGTGTACCTGTTATTGCAGACGGAGGAATTCGCTACACCGGTGATTTTGTAAAAGCCATTGCGGCCGGTGCTGATTCAATTATGGTTGGCAGTATGTTTGCCGGTACTGAGGAGTCACCCGGTGAAACAATTATTTTTCAAGGCAGAAAATTTAAATCCTATCGCGGCATGGGATCAGTTGAAGCCATGCAGCAAGGTTCTAAAGACCGTTATTTTCAATCAGCTGAAGATGATGCTAAAAAATTAGTACCGGAAGGAATTTCAGGTCGCGTACCTTTCAAAGGAAGTTTGTCTGAAGTTGTTCATCAAATCACGGGCGGTTTGCGTGCCGGTATGGGATACTGCGGGGCAAAAGATATTAATAACTTAAAAGGCGCACCGTTTATTAGAATATCTGCAGCCGGCGTGCAAGAAAGTCATCCACATGATGTAACGATCACACGTGAGGCACCCAACTATAGCATCAAGTAATATCGTAATCAACATTGTATCTTTGTAAAATAAAACACCTTACTTCTATCTTTAATCTATGAAACTAAATCTGAAATTAACAATGCTTGCATGGTGCGCAGCCATGTTCACCTTTGCGCAAGATCAGGCCAAAGATCCTGTCATTATGACTATTGATGGAAACCCTGTTTATCAATCAGAGTTCATCTACATTTACACAAAAAATAATCCGTGCGTATCCTACGCGAAAGAAGATTTGGATGAGTATATTGATTTATTTATCAATTATAAACTTAAAGTCAAAGAGGCAGAAAGATTAGGATATGACACCATTCCAAAATTAGTTGCTGAATTAAAACAGTATCGTCAGCAGCTCAGCTTGCCTTACATGATAGACAAAGAAAAAAACGAATCTCTTATTAAAGAGGCTTATGATCGCACCGTTACTGAAGTGCGTGCAAGTCATATCATGGTACGTTTGAAACCTGACGCTACTCCTGCTGATACATTGGCCGCTTATGAAAAAATCATGCTGTTCAGAAACCGCGTGATGGGTGGTGAAGATTTTACCGGTGTAGCAAAATCATCTTCAGAAGATCCTTCAGCGCAATATAATGGTGGAGATCTGGGATATTTCAGCGCTTTATATATGGTGTATCCGTTTG
This genomic stretch from Crocinitomicaceae bacterium harbors:
- the guaB gene encoding IMP dehydrogenase produces the protein MSIPNLGNIKEGLTYDDVLLVPRYSEVLPKDVNLKTKFSRNISLNAPIVSAAMDTVTESQLAIALAQQGGIGVIHKNMSIEAQAMEVRKVKRSESGMIIDPITLDESATLQDALNLMAEYKIGGIPVIDKSRKLKGIVTNRDLRFEKNTNKLVKDVMTSENIVTASEGTTLMDAEKTLQEHKIEKLPVVDKNNKLIGLITFRDIIKVKEHPNSCKDSLGRLRVAAAVGVTDDTLQRVDALVEAGVDAIVIDTAHGHTKGVVDKLKQVKQKHPQLDVVVGNIATAEAAKYLVDAGADAVKVGIGPGSICTTRIIAGVGVPQLSAVNDVAMAIEGSGVPVIADGGIRYTGDFVKAIAAGADSIMVGSMFAGTEESPGETIIFQGRKFKSYRGMGSVEAMQQGSKDRYFQSAEDDAKKLVPEGISGRVPFKGSLSEVVHQITGGLRAGMGYCGAKDINNLKGAPFIRISAAGVQESHPHDVTITREAPNYSIK